The following are encoded together in the Streptomyces tsukubensis genome:
- a CDS encoding DUF6986 family protein has translation MGQQETVTTSLASGVGKDIGAYLAPVDAELARRYPGDPGTRQPVHTVYVPADAFTADTVRTWGDRALAALDAHAPDAASLAAVLGLPDHLAAGVHDRVRAKLLREPVEDLRIDFEDGYGTRPDDEEDAAAARAGRLAAAAFASGGPAHTPPYLGIRMKCMEAAVRDRGIRTLDIFLTALLEAAGGLPRGLVLTLPKVTYAEQVSAMVRLLTAFEKERGLDSGALGFEIQIETSQAVLAADGSATVARMIDAARGRATGLHYGTFDYSAALGVSAAHQSMEHPVADHAKAVMQVAAAGTGVRLSDGATNVLPVGTTERVHDAWRLHHRLVGRSLARAYYQGWDMHPGHLPTRYAAVYAFYREGFEQAAARLAAYANRSGGDVMDEPATARALSGYLLRGLDCGALDTAEVARLSGLTRADLDGYAGRG, from the coding sequence ATGGGCCAGCAGGAGACGGTGACGACGAGTCTCGCGAGCGGTGTCGGAAAGGACATCGGCGCGTATCTCGCCCCGGTCGACGCCGAGCTCGCCCGCCGCTACCCCGGCGACCCCGGCACCCGCCAGCCCGTCCACACCGTCTACGTACCGGCCGACGCCTTCACCGCGGACACCGTCCGCACCTGGGGTGACCGGGCCCTCGCCGCTCTCGACGCGCACGCCCCCGACGCCGCGTCGCTCGCCGCCGTACTCGGACTGCCCGACCACCTCGCGGCCGGCGTGCACGACCGGGTGCGCGCCAAACTGCTGCGTGAACCCGTCGAGGACCTGCGGATCGACTTCGAGGACGGCTACGGCACCCGTCCGGACGACGAGGAGGACGCGGCGGCGGCCCGCGCCGGCCGACTGGCGGCGGCGGCCTTCGCCTCGGGTGGGCCCGCGCACACCCCGCCGTATCTCGGCATCCGTATGAAGTGCATGGAGGCGGCCGTACGTGACCGGGGAATCCGCACCCTCGACATCTTTCTCACGGCGCTGCTGGAGGCCGCGGGCGGGCTGCCCCGCGGCCTGGTCCTCACCCTTCCCAAGGTGACCTACGCGGAGCAGGTATCGGCGATGGTCCGGCTGCTCACCGCATTCGAGAAGGAGCGCGGGCTCGACTCGGGCGCCCTCGGCTTCGAGATCCAGATCGAGACCAGCCAGGCCGTCCTCGCAGCCGACGGCAGCGCCACCGTCGCCCGCATGATCGACGCGGCGCGGGGGCGCGCCACGGGACTGCACTACGGCACCTTCGACTACAGCGCCGCACTCGGAGTCAGCGCCGCCCACCAGTCGATGGAACACCCCGTCGCCGACCACGCGAAGGCCGTCATGCAGGTCGCCGCCGCGGGCACGGGCGTACGGCTCTCGGACGGCGCCACCAACGTCCTGCCCGTCGGTACGACCGAGCGGGTGCACGACGCCTGGCGCCTGCACCACCGCCTTGTCGGCCGCTCCCTGGCCCGCGCCTACTACCAGGGCTGGGACATGCACCCCGGCCATCTCCCGACGCGTTACGCGGCCGTCTACGCCTTCTACCGGGAGGGCTTCGAACAGGCGGCGGCGCGGCTCGCCGCCTACGCCAACAGGTCGGGCGGTGACGTCATGGACGAACCGGCCACCGCCAGGGCCCTCAGCGGATACCTCCTGCGCGGCCTCGACTGCGGCGCGCTCGACACCGCCGAGGTGGCCCGTCTCAGCGGACTGACCCGCGCGGACCTGGACGGCTACGCGGGCCGGGGCTGA
- a CDS encoding flavin reductase family protein has translation MTAGPASARTADAGLLRSVFRQHAAGVAVITAMGTRPVGFTATSLSSVSAEPPVISFGVGTGSSSWPVLARAVHVGVHILGEDQRELAATFARSGADRFAEPTRWRPGPGGVPVLDGVTAWLVCRVMARVPAGDHRIVLAEAVEGDAGEGRPLLYHQGRFNVLRD, from the coding sequence ATGACCGCCGGGCCCGCTTCCGCGCGGACCGCCGACGCCGGTCTGCTCCGTTCCGTCTTCCGGCAGCACGCGGCCGGCGTCGCCGTGATCACCGCCATGGGAACCCGCCCCGTGGGGTTCACCGCCACCTCCCTCAGCTCCGTCTCCGCCGAGCCCCCGGTCATCTCCTTCGGTGTGGGCACGGGGTCGTCCAGCTGGCCCGTGCTCGCGCGCGCCGTCCACGTCGGCGTCCACATCCTCGGGGAGGATCAGCGGGAGCTGGCCGCCACCTTCGCGCGCAGCGGAGCCGACCGTTTCGCCGAGCCCACCCGCTGGCGTCCGGGGCCGGGCGGGGTGCCCGTCCTCGACGGCGTGACAGCCTGGCTCGTGTGCCGCGTCATGGCCCGCGTACCCGCGGGCGACCACCGCATCGTCCTCGCGGAGGCCGTCGAGGGCGACGCGGGCGAGGGCCGCCCACTCCTCTACCACCAGGGCCGCTTCAACGTACTGAGGGACTGA
- a CDS encoding MBL fold metallo-hydrolase: MDLVRVLPQLHMFRFRVGQAYLWSDGAGLTLIDAGPPGAAREIAEGVRSLGLDPARIGRIVLTHCHEDHFGGALELAREYGARVLAHRLDAPVVRGEQRVAEPVLLDWEIPLRAEAVRGLTPASPTPVDQELEDGDELDFGDGARVVHTPGHTPGGCGFHLARHGVLFTGDCVAGTGGVRLGVFNIDREQTKASMRRLAVLAPSTVCFGHGDPVTEDATVALLTAAVRDAEL, encoded by the coding sequence ATGGACCTCGTACGCGTACTCCCCCAGTTGCACATGTTCCGCTTCCGGGTAGGCCAGGCGTACCTGTGGAGCGACGGCGCCGGGCTGACACTGATCGACGCGGGGCCGCCGGGCGCGGCGCGGGAGATCGCGGAGGGCGTGCGTTCCCTCGGGCTCGATCCGGCGCGCATCGGCCGGATCGTTCTGACCCACTGCCACGAGGACCACTTCGGCGGCGCCCTGGAGCTCGCGCGGGAGTACGGCGCGCGGGTGCTCGCGCACCGGCTGGACGCCCCGGTGGTCCGCGGCGAACAGCGGGTCGCGGAGCCTGTCCTCCTCGACTGGGAGATACCCCTGCGCGCCGAGGCCGTCCGCGGGCTCACGCCGGCCTCCCCCACCCCCGTGGACCAGGAGCTGGAGGACGGCGACGAGCTGGACTTCGGCGACGGGGCACGAGTGGTGCACACACCTGGACACACACCGGGCGGTTGCGGGTTCCATCTGGCCCGCCACGGTGTGCTGTTCACGGGTGACTGCGTCGCAGGGACAGGGGGCGTGCGGCTCGGCGTGTTCAACATCGACCGTGAGCAGACGAAGGCGTCCATGCGGCGCCTGGCGGTGCTCGCCCCCTCCACGGTCTGCTTCGGCCACGGCGACCCGGTCACCGAGGACGCGACGGTGGCCCTGCTCACCGCGGCCGTCCGGGACGCCGAGCTGTAG
- a CDS encoding ROK family protein has protein sequence MHSDPVAALDIGGTKIAGALVDDRGRVLLRAQRPTRAREDGETVMGAVAEVLTELTRSPQWSDVRTLGIGSAGPVDAIRGSVSPVNVPGWRDFPLVDRVRDIVGGLTVELIGDGVAIAAAEHWQGAARGHDNALCMVVSTGVGGGLVLNGKLHPGPTGNSGHIGHISVDLDGDLCPCGGRGCVERIASGPNIARRALDSGWEPGADGDASAAGVAASARAGDPLALASFDRAARALAAGIAATATLVEVDIVVIGGGVAKSGEVLLDPLRRHLKEYATLSFVQDLTVAAAQMGTDAGLVGAAAAVFGSAVTKAPAGAA, from the coding sequence ATGCACTCGGACCCCGTCGCCGCGCTCGATATCGGCGGCACCAAGATCGCTGGAGCCCTGGTGGACGACCGGGGCCGCGTCCTCCTGCGTGCCCAGCGGCCGACGCGCGCCAGGGAGGACGGCGAGACCGTGATGGGCGCCGTGGCGGAGGTCCTGACCGAACTGACACGGTCGCCCCAGTGGAGTGACGTACGCACGCTCGGTATCGGCAGCGCCGGTCCCGTGGACGCCATCAGGGGCAGTGTCAGCCCCGTCAACGTCCCTGGCTGGCGTGACTTCCCCCTCGTCGACCGGGTGCGTGACATCGTCGGCGGACTGACGGTCGAGCTGATCGGCGACGGCGTGGCCATCGCCGCCGCCGAGCACTGGCAGGGCGCGGCCAGGGGGCATGACAACGCGCTGTGCATGGTCGTCTCCACGGGCGTCGGTGGCGGCCTGGTGCTCAACGGCAAGCTGCACCCCGGCCCGACGGGCAACTCCGGCCACATCGGTCACATCAGCGTCGACCTCGACGGCGACCTCTGCCCGTGCGGTGGCCGGGGCTGCGTCGAACGCATCGCGAGTGGCCCCAACATCGCGCGACGGGCTCTCGACAGCGGCTGGGAACCCGGCGCCGACGGCGACGCCAGCGCGGCGGGGGTGGCCGCCTCGGCCCGCGCGGGAGATCCGCTGGCCCTCGCCTCCTTCGACCGCGCGGCCCGTGCGCTCGCGGCGGGTATCGCCGCCACCGCCACGCTCGTCGAGGTGGACATCGTGGTGATCGGCGGTGGCGTCGCCAAGTCCGGCGAGGTGCTCCTCGATCCCCTCCGTCGGCACTTGAAGGAGTACGCGACACTCTCCTTCGTGCAGGACCTGACCGTGGCCGCCGCGCAGATGGGGACCGACGCGGGACTCGTGGGGGCGGCGGCGGCCGTCTTCGGCAGCGCGGTGACGAAGGCTCCGGCGGGGGCGGCCTGA
- a CDS encoding electron transfer flavoprotein subunit alpha/FixB family protein has product MAEVLVYVDHVDGAVRKPTLELLTLARRVGEPVAVALGAGAEATAAVLAEHGAVKVLTADAPEFADYLVVPKVDALQAAHEQVSPAAVLVPSSAEGKEIAARLALRLGSGLITDATDLEPGDDGPVATQSVFAAAYTTKSRISRGTPVITVKPNSAAVEPAPAAGATESLSVTFGEKSTGTKVTARTPRESTGRPELTEAAIVVSGGRGVNGAENFSVIEALADSLGAAVGASRAAVDAGWYPHANQVGQTGKSVSPQLYIASGISGAIQHRAGMQTSKTIVAVNKDAEAPIFELVDYGVVGDLFDVVPQLTEEVNTRKG; this is encoded by the coding sequence ATGGCTGAAGTTCTCGTCTATGTCGACCACGTGGACGGCGCGGTCCGCAAGCCCACGCTGGAGCTGCTGACGCTGGCCCGCCGCGTCGGTGAGCCCGTCGCCGTCGCGCTGGGCGCCGGTGCGGAGGCCACCGCCGCCGTACTCGCCGAGCACGGCGCGGTGAAGGTCCTCACCGCCGACGCGCCCGAGTTCGCCGACTACCTCGTCGTTCCCAAGGTCGACGCCCTTCAGGCCGCCCACGAGCAGGTCTCGCCGGCCGCCGTACTGGTCCCGTCCTCCGCGGAGGGCAAGGAGATCGCCGCCAGGCTCGCGCTGCGCCTCGGTTCCGGCCTGATCACCGACGCCACGGACCTGGAGCCCGGCGACGACGGCCCGGTGGCCACCCAGTCGGTGTTCGCCGCCGCCTACACCACCAAGTCCCGGATCAGCAGGGGCACTCCGGTGATCACCGTCAAGCCCAACTCCGCCGCCGTCGAGCCCGCCCCCGCCGCGGGCGCGACCGAATCCCTCTCCGTGACGTTCGGCGAGAAGTCGACCGGTACGAAGGTGACCGCCAGGACCCCGCGCGAGTCGACGGGCCGCCCGGAGCTGACCGAGGCCGCGATCGTCGTCTCCGGCGGACGCGGCGTCAACGGCGCTGAGAACTTCTCGGTGATCGAGGCGCTCGCCGACTCGCTCGGCGCCGCTGTCGGTGCCTCGCGCGCGGCTGTCGACGCCGGCTGGTACCCGCACGCCAACCAGGTCGGCCAGACCGGCAAGTCCGTCTCGCCGCAGCTCTACATCGCCTCCGGTATCTCCGGTGCGATCCAGCACCGCGCCGGTATGCAGACGTCGAAGACGATCGTGGCCGTCAACAAGGACGCGGAGGCGCCGATCTTCGAGCTCGTCGACTACGGCGTCGTCGGCGACCTGTTCGACGTGGTCCCGCAACTCACCGAAGAGGTCAACACCCGCAAGGGCTGA
- a CDS encoding geranylgeranyl reductase family protein, with the protein MSSENSADEPQQDDPGADAPPVWDVVVVGAGPGGASAAYAAATTGRRVLLLEKADLPRYKTCGGGIIGPSRDSLPPGFELPLRDRVRAVTFSLDGRFTRTRRSRQMLFGLVNRADFDEQMVEEAQKAGAELRTGVSVARVEQHGSAVPDRRTVAVVLQGGETLLARAVVGADGSAGRIGAHVGVKLDQVDLGLEAEIPVPPAVAQDWAGRVHLDWGPLPGSYAWVFPKGDTLTVGVISARGEGAATKRYLEDFIARLGLAGFEPTISSGHLTRCRSEDSPLSRGRVLVCGDAAGLLEPWTREGISFALRSGRLAGEWAVRVAESHDAVDARRQALNYAFAIKAGLGVEMAVGRKMLAIFERRPGLFHTALTSFRPAWNAFARITRGATTLGELVRGHPLAGRALQALEPAPAGATPSADEASSSGERSAAEGNTTEDSTTSPS; encoded by the coding sequence GTGAGCAGCGAGAACTCAGCGGACGAGCCGCAGCAGGACGACCCCGGGGCGGACGCGCCCCCAGTGTGGGACGTCGTTGTGGTCGGGGCAGGGCCCGGCGGGGCGTCGGCGGCATACGCCGCGGCGACCACAGGCCGACGTGTCCTGCTGCTGGAGAAGGCGGACCTTCCGCGTTACAAGACATGCGGCGGGGGCATCATCGGGCCCTCGCGTGACTCGCTGCCGCCCGGTTTCGAACTGCCGCTGCGTGATCGGGTCAGAGCGGTGACGTTCAGTCTCGACGGCCGCTTCACCCGCACCCGCCGCTCCCGGCAGATGCTCTTCGGGCTCGTCAACCGCGCGGACTTCGACGAGCAGATGGTGGAGGAGGCACAGAAGGCCGGCGCCGAACTGCGCACGGGCGTCTCGGTCGCCCGAGTCGAGCAGCACGGTTCAGCCGTACCCGACAGGCGCACGGTCGCCGTCGTCCTGCAGGGCGGCGAGACCCTGCTGGCGCGGGCGGTCGTGGGCGCCGACGGCAGCGCGGGCCGGATAGGAGCCCATGTCGGTGTGAAGCTCGACCAGGTGGACCTCGGCCTTGAGGCGGAGATCCCCGTGCCGCCCGCGGTCGCCCAGGACTGGGCGGGCCGGGTTCATCTCGACTGGGGTCCGCTGCCCGGAAGTTACGCGTGGGTGTTCCCCAAGGGCGACACGCTGACCGTCGGTGTCATCTCCGCCCGCGGCGAGGGCGCCGCCACCAAGCGATACCTGGAGGACTTCATCGCACGGCTCGGCCTCGCCGGCTTCGAGCCCACCATCTCCTCCGGGCACCTCACCCGCTGCCGCAGCGAGGACTCGCCGCTGTCACGCGGCCGGGTGCTGGTCTGCGGTGACGCGGCGGGGCTGCTGGAGCCCTGGACCAGGGAAGGTATCTCGTTCGCGCTGCGCTCAGGCCGGCTCGCGGGGGAGTGGGCCGTGCGGGTCGCGGAGTCGCACGACGCGGTCGACGCGCGCAGGCAGGCCCTCAACTACGCCTTCGCCATCAAGGCGGGGCTCGGCGTGGAGATGGCCGTCGGACGCAAGATGCTGGCCATCTTCGAGCGCAGGCCGGGCCTCTTCCACACGGCGCTCACGAGTTTCCGCCCCGCGTGGAACGCCTTCGCGCGCATCACGAGGGGCGCCACCACCCTCGGCGAGCTGGTGCGCGGTCACCCCCTCGCGGGCCGCGCACTCCAGGCGCTGGAGCCGGCCCCCGCCGGGGCCACGCCGTCGGCCGACGAGGCCTCCTCCTCGGGCGAGCGGAGTGCGGCCGAGGGGAACACGACGGAGGACAGCACTACTTCCCCCTCGTAA
- a CDS encoding dipeptidase, protein MSLNPIADSVAALMPRAKRELTELVAFRSVADWAQFPKSESEGAAGWVADALRAEGFEDVALLDTPDGTQSVYGSLPGPEGAPTVLLYAHYDVQPPLDEEAWVTPPFELTERAGRWYGRGSADCKGGVIMHLLALRALKADGGVPVGIKFIAEGSEEQGTGGLERYAEAHPELLRADAIVIGDSGNFRVGLPTATATLRGMTMLRLDVDTLEGNLHSGQFGGAAPDALAALVRVLDSLRAEDGSTTVDGLSGDAVWDGLQYAEEDFRRDAKVREGVELIGSGTVADRIWARPAVTVLGIDCPPVVGATPSVQASARALISLRVPPGVAAGEATKLLTAHVERHVPWGARVRTEQVGQGEAFRADTTSPAYAAMAEAMSVAYPGEEMQYAGQGGSIPLTNTLGTLYPDAEILLIGLSEPEAQIHAPNESVSPQELERLSVAEGLFLRNYARSKA, encoded by the coding sequence ATGTCGCTGAATCCGATCGCCGACTCCGTCGCGGCCCTCATGCCGAGGGCGAAGCGAGAACTCACCGAGCTGGTGGCCTTCAGGTCGGTGGCGGACTGGGCTCAGTTCCCGAAGAGCGAGAGCGAGGGGGCGGCCGGTTGGGTCGCGGACGCGCTGCGGGCCGAGGGGTTCGAAGATGTCGCACTGCTCGACACGCCGGACGGCACCCAGTCGGTCTACGGCAGCCTGCCCGGGCCCGAGGGCGCGCCCACCGTGCTGCTGTACGCGCACTACGACGTACAGCCGCCGCTCGACGAAGAGGCATGGGTGACGCCGCCCTTCGAACTGACCGAGCGTGCGGGACGCTGGTACGGGCGTGGCTCCGCCGACTGCAAGGGCGGCGTGATCATGCATCTGCTCGCTCTCCGCGCGCTCAAGGCCGACGGCGGAGTGCCGGTCGGCATCAAGTTCATCGCCGAGGGCTCCGAGGAGCAGGGCACGGGAGGCCTGGAGCGCTACGCCGAGGCCCACCCCGAATTGCTGCGTGCCGACGCCATCGTCATCGGCGACTCCGGCAACTTCCGGGTCGGTCTGCCGACGGCGACGGCGACGCTGCGCGGTATGACCATGCTGCGCCTGGACGTCGACACACTGGAGGGCAATCTGCACTCGGGGCAGTTCGGCGGGGCGGCCCCCGACGCGCTCGCGGCGCTGGTCCGGGTCCTCGACTCGCTGCGGGCGGAGGACGGCTCCACCACCGTGGACGGTCTCTCCGGTGACGCGGTGTGGGACGGACTCCAGTACGCGGAGGAGGACTTCAGGCGGGACGCGAAGGTGCGGGAGGGGGTCGAGCTGATCGGTTCGGGGACCGTCGCCGACCGCATCTGGGCGCGCCCCGCCGTGACCGTACTCGGCATCGACTGCCCGCCCGTGGTGGGCGCCACCCCCTCCGTACAGGCGTCGGCGCGGGCGCTGATCAGTCTGCGGGTGCCGCCGGGGGTGGCGGCGGGTGAGGCGACGAAGCTGCTCACCGCCCATGTGGAGCGCCACGTGCCGTGGGGTGCGCGGGTGCGGACCGAACAGGTCGGTCAGGGAGAGGCGTTCAGGGCGGACACGACGAGCCCGGCGTACGCGGCGATGGCGGAGGCGATGAGTGTGGCCTACCCCGGTGAGGAGATGCAGTACGCCGGGCAGGGCGGCTCGATTCCGCTCACCAACACCCTGGGAACGCTGTACCCGGACGCGGAGATCCTCCTGATCGGGTTGAGCGAGCCCGAAGCGCAGATCCACGCCCCCAACGAGAGCGTGTCGCCGCAGGAGTTGGAGCGGCTCTCGGTCGCGGAAGGGCTCTTCCTCCGCAACTACGCCCGGTCCAAGGCCTGA
- a CDS encoding electron transfer flavoprotein subunit beta/FixA family protein has translation MSLRIVVCVKYVPDATGDRHFADDLTVDRDDVDGLLSELDEYAVEQALQIADEADDAEITVLTVGPEDAKDALRKALSMGADKAVHVEDDDLHGTDVMGSSLVLAKAIEKTGYDLVVCGMASTDGTMGVLPALLSERLGVPQVTLLSEVSVEAGVVKGRRDGDAASEALEAALPAVVSVTDQSGEARYPSFKGIMAAKKKPVESWDLEDLEIEAGEVGLEGAWTKVDSATERPARSAGTIVKDEGEGGRQLAEFLAGQKFI, from the coding sequence GTGAGCTTGAGGATCGTTGTCTGTGTGAAGTACGTGCCCGACGCCACCGGCGACCGGCACTTCGCCGATGACCTGACGGTCGACCGGGACGATGTGGACGGTCTGCTGTCGGAGCTGGACGAGTACGCGGTGGAGCAGGCGCTCCAGATCGCGGACGAGGCCGATGACGCGGAGATCACCGTGCTGACCGTGGGCCCCGAGGACGCCAAGGACGCGCTGCGCAAGGCGCTCTCCATGGGCGCCGACAAGGCCGTTCACGTCGAGGACGACGACCTGCACGGCACCGATGTGATGGGCAGCTCGCTCGTACTGGCCAAGGCCATCGAGAAGACCGGTTACGACCTGGTGGTCTGCGGCATGGCGTCGACGGACGGCACGATGGGCGTGCTGCCCGCGCTGCTTTCCGAGCGGCTCGGCGTGCCGCAGGTGACCCTGCTGTCCGAGGTGTCGGTCGAGGCCGGCGTGGTGAAGGGCCGCAGGGACGGCGACGCCGCGAGCGAGGCCCTGGAGGCCGCGCTGCCCGCGGTCGTCTCCGTCACCGACCAGTCGGGCGAGGCGCGTTACCCGTCCTTCAAGGGCATCATGGCGGCGAAGAAGAAGCCGGTGGAGTCCTGGGACCTGGAGGACCTGGAGATCGAGGCCGGTGAGGTCGGTCTTGAGGGTGCCTGGACGAAGGTCGACTCCGCGACCGAGCGCCCGGCCCGCAGCGCCGGCACGATCGTCAAGGACGAGGGCGAGGGCGGCAGGCAGCTTGCCGAGTTCCTGGCGGGCCAGAAGTTCATCTGA
- a CDS encoding NUDIX hydrolase, whose product MIVWINGAFGAGKSGAARELIELIPNSTLFDPEVISGRLHELLPHKHLAEVTDVRDLSIWRRQVVDTAAALLWELGGVLVIPATLLRQDHRDEIFGGLAARRIAVRHVFLDPDETILRDRTAHHGTPGPSETYHTARAGWLTADAHVIDNSALTPRETASRVAEAIRTETAAVCDIVQTPEPSAETVAAGVLLFDDHDRVLLVDPTYKAGWEFPGGVVEAGEAPARAGMREVTEETGIRLTEVPRLLVVDWEPPMPPGYGGMRLLFDGGRPTEEEIRDLLLPGPELRGCRFVGEEEAAGLLPPVRYERLRWALRARERGAALYLEAGVPMG is encoded by the coding sequence GTGATCGTCTGGATCAACGGCGCGTTCGGTGCGGGAAAGTCGGGCGCCGCGCGGGAACTGATCGAGCTGATCCCCAACAGCACGCTCTTCGATCCCGAGGTCATCAGCGGCAGACTGCACGAACTCCTGCCGCACAAGCACCTCGCCGAGGTCACGGACGTACGGGATCTGTCGATCTGGCGCCGTCAGGTCGTGGACACCGCCGCCGCGCTCCTCTGGGAGCTGGGCGGGGTCCTGGTGATCCCAGCGACTCTGCTGAGGCAGGACCACAGGGACGAGATCTTCGGCGGGCTCGCCGCACGCCGCATCGCCGTGCGCCATGTGTTCCTCGACCCTGACGAAACGATTTTGCGGGACCGGACGGCCCACCACGGGACACCGGGGCCCTCGGAGACCTACCACACCGCCCGCGCGGGCTGGCTCACCGCCGACGCCCATGTCATCGACAACAGCGCGCTCACCCCGCGGGAGACCGCCTCGCGCGTGGCCGAGGCGATCAGGACGGAGACCGCCGCCGTCTGCGACATCGTGCAGACCCCCGAGCCGTCGGCCGAGACCGTGGCCGCCGGAGTCCTGCTCTTCGACGACCACGACCGCGTGCTGCTCGTCGACCCCACGTACAAGGCGGGCTGGGAGTTCCCTGGAGGCGTGGTCGAGGCCGGTGAAGCACCGGCGCGTGCGGGCATGCGGGAGGTGACGGAGGAGACGGGGATTCGCCTCACCGAGGTACCGCGGCTACTGGTCGTGGACTGGGAGCCGCCCATGCCACCGGGGTACGGGGGGATGCGGCTGCTGTTCGACGGCGGCAGGCCGACGGAGGAGGAGATCCGCGATCTGCTGCTGCCGGGACCCGAACTGCGCGGCTGCCGCTTCGTCGGTGAGGAGGAGGCCGCTGGACTGCTGCCCCCGGTCCGCTACGAACGGCTGCGATGGGCGCTGCGCGCCCGTGAACGAGGCGCCGCCCTCTACTTGGAGGCCGGGGTCCCCATGGGGTGA
- a CDS encoding LacI family DNA-binding transcriptional regulator, with the protein MTTTGQRTVAETARHPANRYGNRPTMKDVAARAGVGLKTVSRVVNGEPGVTPDTERRVQDAIDALGFRRNDSARVLRKGRTASIGLVLEDLADPFYGPLSRAVEEVAREHGALLINGSSAEDPEREQELVLALCARRVDGLVVIPAGDDHRYLEPEIAAGVATVFVDRPAGGIDADVVLSDSFGGARDGVRHLLDHGHHRVGFIGDQPRIHTAAERLRGYRAAMEDAGIATEDRWISLGVTDPVRVAEAAEAMLTGQDPVTAIFAGNNRVTVTVVRVLAEFPREVALVGFDDFELADLLRPGVTVVAQDAARLGRTAAERLFQRLEGAPYATERIDLPTRLIQRGSGELPPSV; encoded by the coding sequence ATGACGACGACAGGACAGCGCACTGTGGCAGAGACCGCCCGTCACCCCGCGAACCGCTACGGCAATCGCCCGACCATGAAGGATGTGGCCGCGCGCGCCGGGGTGGGGCTCAAGACGGTATCCCGGGTGGTCAACGGCGAACCGGGGGTGACTCCGGATACCGAGCGGCGCGTCCAGGACGCGATCGACGCGCTCGGTTTCCGGCGCAACGACAGCGCCAGGGTGCTGCGCAAGGGACGCACCGCCAGTATCGGCCTGGTCCTGGAAGACCTGGCCGACCCGTTCTACGGTCCGCTCAGCAGGGCGGTGGAGGAGGTGGCGCGCGAACACGGCGCGCTGCTGATCAACGGCTCCAGCGCCGAGGACCCCGAGCGTGAGCAGGAGCTGGTGCTCGCGCTCTGTGCCCGCCGGGTGGACGGCCTGGTCGTGATCCCCGCCGGGGACGACCACCGCTATCTGGAGCCGGAGATCGCCGCGGGGGTCGCGACGGTGTTCGTGGACAGACCCGCGGGCGGGATCGACGCCGACGTCGTGCTGTCGGACAGCTTCGGCGGAGCGCGGGACGGGGTCAGGCACCTGCTGGACCACGGCCATCACCGCGTCGGCTTCATCGGCGACCAGCCGCGCATCCACACCGCCGCCGAGCGGCTGCGCGGTTACCGGGCCGCCATGGAGGACGCGGGGATCGCCACGGAGGACCGGTGGATCTCCCTGGGGGTCACGGATCCCGTCCGGGTGGCGGAGGCCGCCGAGGCGATGCTGACCGGCCAGGATCCGGTCACCGCCATCTTCGCCGGCAACAACCGCGTGACGGTGACCGTCGTACGGGTGCTCGCCGAGTTCCCCCGTGAGGTGGCGCTCGTCGGTTTCGACGACTTCGAACTGGCCGACCTGCTGCGGCCCGGGGTGACCGTGGTGGCGCAGGACGCCGCGCGGCTCGGGCGCACGGCTGCCGAGCGGCTGTTCCAGCGCCTTGAGGGGGCGCCCTACGCGACCGAGCGGATAGATCTGCCCACCCGGCTGATCCAGCGTGGCTCGGGCGAGCTCCCGCCGAGCGTGTGA